One stretch of Commensalibacter melissae DNA includes these proteins:
- a CDS encoding hemagglutinin repeat-containing protein — MGKAGIKDQAIKDNMTPQEIDKINKANKNNSSAANYNLVGAYASIGHSSNKSHLTTESTRDTGSVVSAGGKVSINAKNDINATAATINGNDVIFNAGRDINLNAGHATDKVKRKTSSKSFGVGVTADIGMGGGSAMINANMALSGSNMHSSSTTAIDTIVNGQHSVIINNKNGSLNLNGAHITNKIPTEEGSILDGKTSSGSIAINTGSMNITTPQNRNRYDSDSKSLGMQAGIPLAGFGLAGGSSPDIPESQGTITGGVKDIHNNYLSTEKHVSGIEAGSGGLDINVGGTTTINGGAITSTADASKNVINTDRLVGNSLDNHSIWSGLNVNGTETLKSQYTVAGVATDEKENNLLPGNVLNKVVGPGFTGNITTHNEHSKTEAAIGENITINAGSITGTISRDPDAANGYLADRFDANKIDSNFKKQNEITQTINTISDAIINTVYNDKKANQDNHAQSGN; from the coding sequence TTGGGTAAAGCAGGGATCAAAGATCAAGCCATTAAAGACAATATGACTCCCCAAGAAATAGACAAAATTAATAAAGCGAATAAAAATAACAGTTCAGCTGCAAATTATAATTTGGTTGGTGCATATGCCTCGATTGGTCATTCCTCCAACAAATCTCATCTGACAACGGAATCAACCAGGGATACGGGATCAGTTGTATCGGCAGGTGGAAAAGTTAGTATCAATGCAAAAAATGATATTAATGCCACGGCGGCAACGATTAATGGCAATGACGTGATATTCAATGCCGGCAGGGACATCAACCTGAATGCAGGTCATGCCACTGACAAAGTCAAAAGGAAAACATCAAGCAAATCTTTTGGTGTAGGGGTCACAGCTGATATCGGTATGGGGGGCGGAAGCGCAATGATCAACGCCAATATGGCATTGAGCGGTAGCAATATGCATTCTTCCAGCACGACCGCAATCGATACGATTGTGAATGGACAACATTCCGTAATTATTAATAATAAAAACGGCAGCCTGAATTTAAATGGTGCGCATATCACCAATAAAATTCCTACAGAAGAAGGTTCAATTCTTGATGGAAAAACCTCCAGTGGATCCATAGCAATCAATACGGGAAGCATGAACATAACCACACCGCAAAACCGTAACAGGTATGACAGTGATTCGAAATCACTTGGAATGCAGGCCGGGATACCCCTTGCGGGTTTTGGTTTGGCTGGAGGCAGCTCTCCTGACATACCTGAATCCCAAGGTACAATCACGGGTGGTGTCAAGGATATTCACAACAATTATCTCTCAACGGAAAAGCATGTTTCTGGAATTGAGGCTGGCAGCGGAGGACTTGATATCAATGTTGGTGGAACGACCACCATCAATGGTGGGGCGATTACTAGCACTGCAGATGCCTCGAAGAATGTCATCAATACAGACAGGTTGGTTGGCAACAGTCTTGATAACCATTCGATTTGGAGCGGACTTAATGTCAATGGAACCGAAACGCTCAAGAGCCAGTATACGGTTGCCGGTGTAGCCACTGACGAGAAAGAAAACAATCTATTGCCCGGCAATGTTTTGAACAAGGTTGTTGGTCCCGGCTTTACGGGTAATATTACCACACATAATGAGCATTCTAAGACGGAAGCGGCCATAGGGGAGAATATAACCATCAATGCGGGATCAATTACGGGCACTATCTCTCGTGATCCAGATGCAGCCAATGGTTATCTTGCTGATCGGTTTGATGCAAATAAAATTGACAGCAATTTCAAGAAACAGAATGAAATTACGCAGACGATCAACACCATATCGGATGCTATTATCAACACGGTTTACAATGACAAGAAAGCCAACCAGGACAATCATGCGCAGTCAGGGAATTAA
- a CDS encoding hemagglutinin repeat-containing protein has protein sequence MNAVKDINATASSISGNDVIFNAGRDISLNAGYRTSRSKTTISGNREDIGANANVGAHGFAFGASGDASVSWGKTTTYGRTAIDTVVNGTNSVTINNEIKL, from the coding sequence GTGAATGCGGTGAAGGATATCAATGCCACGGCCAGCAGTATCAGCGGGAATGATGTGATATTCAACGCGGGCCGGGATATCAGCCTGAATGCGGGATACAGAACCAGTCGAAGCAAGACGACCATTTCCGGCAACAGGGAGGACATAGGGGCGAATGCCAATGTGGGAGCGCACGGGTTCGCGTTTGGAGCGAGTGGGGATGCATCGGTGAGCTGGGGCAAAACCACGACCTATGGCAGGACGGCCATTGACACGGTCGTGAATGGAACAAACTCGGTCACCATCAATAATGAAATTAAATTATAG